The Paenibacillus yonginensis genome segment GATACGGCGATTTGGGTAACGCCACTGGAAGGAGCGATGGTCAGGTTCTCGATAGTGCGCCAGAAATTACGGGTGGCGTTGCCGTTGTCCCAATCGGCGTTGACGTTTAACCCGCCGTTGATCGTTACGTCCCCGGGATTCTGCCCTAGCCCGGCTACGTGGGTGTTGAAGCCTACATTGAAATTAATATTATAAGACCCTGGTTTGAATAATAAAGCGTTTCGCTGGGAGCCAAACTCGTTGGATTCCTGAACGGCAAATACAGAGTTGACCGTGTTCTGAATATCGGAAGCCGGCATAGAAGGGTCGAATACATAGACGTTAGGGCCAAAGATAGTGGAATTGGCATCGCTGATCGAAGCTGCATGGGAAAAACCGGGATCAGCCGCAAGGAACCCCACCGTCATGACCAGACTGGAAACGACGGACACTGCTTTTCTGAACATAATTGTCTCCTCCCGTAATAGGTTTTGATAAACCGCTTGGACTTGACCAGAACAGATCTTAAATAGTAGGTAAGCGTTTGCAAAATGCTGAAGTATCCTCTCCTTTCCTCATCAAACCCTATTTAATCATGAAAGCGTTTCCCAAGCTGCACAGCTATTATATCTAAATTTGTAAGAAATAGGGGGTTGATTTTTTTAAGGAGTTTTTAGATTCCGGAGGTATTTAATCCTGTTGTTCTTAAAACTCCGTTTACATAAAATTAACATTCGTTTTACACTGCCCTAACACGAACTGCAAGTCTGCAAAGTACAATTACATAGTTAAGCTGATTAATAGAGTAAATGCAATCATTTATGCTGACATTCGGAGGACCGATATGTTAAGAGAAATAAACACCGGAAAATATGTAAACCGGGATCTGAGCTGGGTGGAGTTCAACAGACGTGTGCTGCAGGAGGCCCAGGACACTGATACGCCGCTGCTGGAGCGCCTGAAGTTTCTTGGCATTGTAGCCAGCAATCTGGATGAGTTCATGGCCGTCCGCGTTGCCGAAACGATGGAGAAGATCAAGGCCGGCTTTACGCAAAAAGATTTTACGGGATACGCTCCCTCGGGTTTATACCGAAGGCTGGTCAAACGGATCAAACAGATGACGGCGGAGCAGTACAAGAGTTACCGGGATCTGACGCGTCTGCTCGCCAAGAAGGGGATTGTTTTTCAGGAATATGAGGCGCTTAATGCGACCCAGCAGAAGGCTCTGGATCATTACTTTCATGATATTATCTTTCCGGTGCTTACGCCGATGGCGGTAGATCAGAGCCGGCCGTTTCCGCTTGTGCATCCGAAATTTGTATATTTATCGGTTTTGCTTCGCAAAGAGGAGGCGGAGGATGAGGAAGAGAGCTTTTTTGCGATTGTGCAGGTGCCATCCAATGTGCCGCGGGTCGTTCCCGTGCCGCTGCGTGCGAACAGCAAACGCAAATCCTTCATCCTGATCGAAGAATTGATCAAACATCATATCCATACGCTGTTTATCGGTTATACGCCGCTTGCCGTTCATGAGTTCAGGTTAACCCGGAATGCCGATTTGACCATCAACGAAGAAGAGGCGGAGGATTTGCTGGAGGAAATTGAAAAAGAGCTTCGCCGCCGCAGGCGCGGAGCGCCCGTCCGGCTGGAGGTCGAGAAAGGCATTCACCCGGATGCGCTTGCCGAGCTGCAGGAGGAGTTCGAGCTGGAGGACATTTACGAAATCGACGGTCCGCTTGATTTAAGTTACCTGATCGGTTTTGCCGATAGCCTGGAGGGTTTCTCCCATTTGAAATATCCGCCGGTCCAGCCGGTATATCCGCAGGAGTTTGCGCCGCAAGAAAGTCATTTTGAAGTGCTGCGCAGGCAGGACGTGCTGGTCTACCATCCCTATGAATCGTTTGATGCGGTGACTGATTTTGTACAGGAAGCTGCCGAAGATCCGAAAGTCATGGCGATCAAAATGACGCTTTATCGGGTTAATGGCGACTCGCAGCTGATTCCGGCTTTGGCGCACGCCGCGGAATGCGGCAAGCAGGTAACGGTCGTTGTTGAGCTTAAAGCCCGTTTTGATGAGGAACGGAATATCGCCTGGGCGAGAAAGCTGGAGAAGGCCGGCTGTCATGTTGTTTATGGCCTTGTTGGATTAAAGACCCATGCTAAGATTATTTTGGTGGTTCGCCGCGAGCAGCAAGGGCTCCGCCGCTATGTGCATGTGGGAACCGGCAACTACAATGCCAGCACAGCCAGAGTGTATACCGACGTAGGGCTGTTCACCTCGAATCCGGTCATTGGCGACGACGCCTCGGAGCTGTTTAATGAAATTACCGGGTTCTCCGGCCCCAAAAATCTTAAGGCGCTGCGCATTGCGCCAACTGGCCTTAAGGACGAGCTGTTCCGCCTGATCCGGCGGGAAGCGGAGCATGCCCGCAACGGCAAGAAAGCCCGGATGATCGCCAAGATCAACTCCTTATCCAATCAGGACATGATTGATGAGCTTTATCTGGCTTCCCAAGCAGGCGTGCAGATCGAGCTGATCGTCAGGGGGGTGTGCTGCCTGCGTCCCGGTGTAGAGGGACTGAGCGAGAATATCAGGGTCATCAGCATCGTGGACCGGTTCCTGGAGCACAGCCGGATCTTTTATTTCGAGAACGACGGCAGTCCGGAAGTCTTCCTCTCCAGTGCAGACTGGATGACACGAAATCTCAAGCGGCGTATCGAGCTGATGTGTCCAGTCTTTGATCCGGCCACGAAAGAGATGGTGATCCATATTCTGAAGCTGATGCTGCGGGATAATGTCAAGGCAAGGGAACTGCAGGCGAGCGGGAATTATGTCTTTGTCCACAATGAAGAACCTCCGCTGCGCAGTCAGACGGAGGCGATGAACATTAATTATTGGAAGCCGCAAGATTTGACCACGTCAACTTGATCTTCCAAGCTTCTTCAAAGTCTTTGGAGGCTTCCTCCATACGGTTGTTTTGTACAAGCGACTCAGCGGTACAGTGCATCTGCACGTGCAGCGAGCCGTTTGCTGCTTCGACGGAAATCCTCTCCACAATCGGCGTAGACCGGATCGCTTTCGCAAGCGAAAGCAAGGAGCCCAGCCGATGAACCCGCTCCGTGTCGGAGGACTTCAAAATGTCGGCGTGCTGCTCGAGCAGCTGCGGCGTTCTCTTTTTCGGGTGATAATCGGCCGTTATCGCACTAAGCAGGGCTTCCCGGTGAGAGAGCCCGTAAATGCCCCCGTACATAATCCGGTAAACGGCATGCTGGCTGCTCTTATAGTAGTTGATCAGGATGCCGGACTCGCTGAGCATGGCAGCCGTATACATGACGGAGGTATCCCGAGCATCAGGCTTTTGCCGTTCCAGGGCTGTATAGATTTTGACCATATCCTCGTAAGCCGCAGTAAGAGAGGACTCCAGCACCGGCGGCCCAAAACAAAGGATATTCTGTACGCTTGTCTTCAGAGCATCGGCTACCACCGGCTCTTCGGGTGCAAACCAGTCCCGGAACAAGCCGTCGCGTAGTCCTGCCCCGCTGACGATATAGCGGTCGGCCTGAATGGCATGGAAGATCGTCTGCAGAATCAGCAGGCCGGGCACGATCAGATCGGCGCGGTCCTTGGACAAGCCGGGCAGCTTTTTGCGGAAAGAAGAGCTTTCAAACGGCAGCAGTTCGGCCATTTCATCGACGGTTTTCCCTTCCATTTCATAATGATGAACAGCCGGAAGGGAATATTTGATCTGGCGCTGATGCATTTTGGCAAGCGTCCGGATCGTTCCGCCCAGGCCGATCAGTGGAAGGCCCATATTGCTTTGCGGCCAGCCCAGCGGTTCAAGGGCCTGACGGATTTCCGCCCGCAGCGCTTCAACCTGGCTCTTCTCCCATTGCTCCCCTGCGGCGAACCGGGTGAGCCCGTTAACGGCTCCAAGCGGGATCGAGATGCTGTGCAGCAGCTTCCGGTTCCTGAACAGCGTCAGCTCCGTGCTGCCGCCCCCGATATCCACGATCATGCCGTCCTGAACATCCATCGACTGGAGAACGCCAAGAAAGCCGTAATAGGCTTCCTGCTCGCCGCTTACCCGTTCAATGACTAGGCCGGTGCCGGCTTCAAGCCAGCCGATGATTTCTTCCGCGTTAACCGCATTGCGGATGGCGGCTGTAGCGGCCGCGCGGATATGCGTGGTCCGGAACTCCTGGCAGATCATCTTGAACTGATTGAGTATCTGGATGGTCGCCTCCAGGCGGCCGTGCGGAATCGTTCCGTCCGATTCGACCTCCCGGCTTAAGCGGGCCGAATATTTATTTTCATAGATGATCCGGTAGCACCCGCCGGGTTTAATTTCATAGATGACCAGCCGGATTGAGTTGGAGCCGATATCAATGATTCCAATGTTTGAGTGGTGTTTCATAACGTTCTCCTTATAAATCGAATTCACTTATTTCTTCTAGCTTACCCCTCATCGGAGGGAACAAACCTTTCTCTATATTATTTCATATTGACGCTAAGAGAGAAAGAATGAAGAACTCCGGTTATCCGAATTTGAGAGGATTTAAGAGACTGGATAATAGATCTAAATCATTCAAATTTGAAGGGATAAAAGTGACAAATGTCTCATCGTCCGCCTGAAACGGCATGTTAAGATAGCCGGGAAAAGATGGATCAGAAGGTGGTGGGTCAAACATGACCAACAAAAGAGGCAGACGTTTCTCCATTTATATTATGATTTTGGTTTTATTGTCCGGGTTTACGGCGGCGGCGGTATACGGGGTGAAATCCTTCGGGAAACCGGACTCCGCTTCGCCAGCGAAAAGTACCGCTCATTCACCGGTGTTTTCCCAAACCTATTATATTTATGACACGGTTGTAAATATCAAGCTCTATGGGGATAAGGCGTCACAGCGCAATCTGGATGATATCAAGCCATTGCTGGAGCGTCTTGATAGGGAGCTGAGTCGAACGAAAGAAGGCGGCGATATCTATGAGGTTAACCGTCTTGCGGGCGTAGAGGCCGTCCCCGTTTCGGACGAAACGCTGGAAGCCGTCAAGCAGTCTCTCGCCTACGCCAAGGAAATGGACGGCCTGTTTGATCCGACTATCGGCCCGCTTGTAGATTTGTGGGGTATCGGCAC includes the following:
- the ppk1 gene encoding polyphosphate kinase 1, coding for MLREINTGKYVNRDLSWVEFNRRVLQEAQDTDTPLLERLKFLGIVASNLDEFMAVRVAETMEKIKAGFTQKDFTGYAPSGLYRRLVKRIKQMTAEQYKSYRDLTRLLAKKGIVFQEYEALNATQQKALDHYFHDIIFPVLTPMAVDQSRPFPLVHPKFVYLSVLLRKEEAEDEEESFFAIVQVPSNVPRVVPVPLRANSKRKSFILIEELIKHHIHTLFIGYTPLAVHEFRLTRNADLTINEEEAEDLLEEIEKELRRRRRGAPVRLEVEKGIHPDALAELQEEFELEDIYEIDGPLDLSYLIGFADSLEGFSHLKYPPVQPVYPQEFAPQESHFEVLRRQDVLVYHPYESFDAVTDFVQEAAEDPKVMAIKMTLYRVNGDSQLIPALAHAAECGKQVTVVVELKARFDEERNIAWARKLEKAGCHVVYGLVGLKTHAKIILVVRREQQGLRRYVHVGTGNYNASTARVYTDVGLFTSNPVIGDDASELFNEITGFSGPKNLKALRIAPTGLKDELFRLIRREAEHARNGKKARMIAKINSLSNQDMIDELYLASQAGVQIELIVRGVCCLRPGVEGLSENIRVISIVDRFLEHSRIFYFENDGSPEVFLSSADWMTRNLKRRIELMCPVFDPATKEMVIHILKLMLRDNVKARELQASGNYVFVHNEEPPLRSQTEAMNINYWKPQDLTTST
- a CDS encoding Ppx/GppA family phosphatase, translated to MKHHSNIGIIDIGSNSIRLVIYEIKPGGCYRIIYENKYSARLSREVESDGTIPHGRLEATIQILNQFKMICQEFRTTHIRAAATAAIRNAVNAEEIIGWLEAGTGLVIERVSGEQEAYYGFLGVLQSMDVQDGMIVDIGGGSTELTLFRNRKLLHSISIPLGAVNGLTRFAAGEQWEKSQVEALRAEIRQALEPLGWPQSNMGLPLIGLGGTIRTLAKMHQRQIKYSLPAVHHYEMEGKTVDEMAELLPFESSSFRKKLPGLSKDRADLIVPGLLILQTIFHAIQADRYIVSGAGLRDGLFRDWFAPEEPVVADALKTSVQNILCFGPPVLESSLTAAYEDMVKIYTALERQKPDARDTSVMYTAAMLSESGILINYYKSSQHAVYRIMYGGIYGLSHREALLSAITADYHPKKRTPQLLEQHADILKSSDTERVHRLGSLLSLAKAIRSTPIVERISVEAANGSLHVQMHCTAESLVQNNRMEEASKDFEEAWKIKLTWSNLAASNN